The sequence below is a genomic window from Actinokineospora baliensis.
GCCTGTCAAGAGGGTTCGGTGGGGGCTGTGGACAGAAGAGGGGATTGTGGACAGTCGAGGTGGGGGTCGCGGAAGTCGCAGGGGGCAGATGTGTGATGGCCCCTCTCAACCGAGAGGGGCCACCGAAGGATCAGGCTTGGTGCAGGGTGTGGCCTCGGTCTTCGACGACGAAGGTTGCGGCTGTGGTGGCTTCGGCGCCCGCGGTGCGCACGTGGGGGAGGACTCGGAAGTCTGCTCGGAGTTCCTTGGCGGTGATTCGGGTGCGGACGTAGCCGCGGCGGTTCTTGTAGAACTTGAGGTGGGGGTTCTCGGCGAGGACGGTCGCGTTGGTGTCTTCGCCGCCGTCGCCGGTGGAGGTGATGGAGGTGGTGACCAGTTCGACGGCGACGTTGCGGGACTCGGGGTTGTCGAAGTTCTCCTTGACGTCCCCGGCCCAGTGGCGGTGCACGTCACCGGTCAGCACGACGCCGTTGCGCGCGGTCGCCAGGCCAGCGGCGACCTTGTCCCGGCTGGCCTTGTACCCGTCCCACGCGTCCATGCTGAAGCCCTGCTTCTCGCCGGCGGTCAGGTCCCGCTGCGCGAAGAACACCTGCTGCCCGAGCACGTCCCACCGCGCCCGCGACGTGCGCAGCCCGTCGAGCAGCCACCGCTCCTGCGCCGCGCCGGTGAGCGTGCGGGCCGCGTCGAGGCGGTCGGCGCAGTCGACCTTGGTGCCGTCGCCGCAGGCCTGGTCGGTGCGGTACTGGCGGGTGTCGAGCATGTGGAAGTTGGCCAGCGCGCCCCACCGGACCCGGCGGAACAGCTGCATGTCCTGCCCGCGCGGCCGGGCGGTGCGGCGCAGCGGCATGTTCTCGTAGTACGCCTGGAACGCGGCGGCGCGGCGGGCGGGGAACTCGGGGTCCGGCGCCTCGGGCACGTCGTCGGCCCAGTTGTTCTCGACCTCATGGTCGTCGAAGACGATCAGCCAGGGGGCGACCTGGTGCGCGAGCCGCAGGTCGGGGTCGGACTTGTACTGGGCGTGGCGCAGCCGGTAGTCGGCGATGGTGCGGGTCTCCGGTCCGACGACCGCGCGCACGTCGGCGGCCTTGCCCGCGTACTCGTACTGGTAGTCGCCCAGGTGCAGCACCAGGTCGGGGTGGTCCTCGGCGAGGCGGCGGTAGGCGGTGAAGAAGCCCTCGCCGAAGTGCGAGCAGGAGGCGAAGGACATGGTCAGCGCGCCGGTCAGCGAGTGCGGCGCCGGGGCGGTGCGGGTGCGGCCGGTCTCGGACACGTGCTCCTGCACCCGGAAGCGGTAGAAGTACTCGGCGCCGGGGCGCAGTCCGGCCAGTTCGACGTGCACGCTGTGCGCGGACTCCGGCCGGGCCCACTCGACGCCGGTGCGCACCACGTGGCGGAACCGCTCGTCCGCCGCGACCTGCCACAACACCGGCAGCGTGCGGTTGGGCATGCCGCCGAGGCCGTCGAGGGCGAGCGGGTCCTGGGCGAGACGCGTCCACAGCACGACGCCGTCGGCGGACGGGTCACCGGAGGCGACGCCGAGGGTGAACGGGTAGGTGAGGGTGCGGTCGGGCGCGGCCAGCGCGGGCGTACCGACGCCGACCGCGACGAGGCCCGCGGCGGCAGCGCCGCCGAGCAGCACGGACCGGCGGTTGGGAGTGTTCATGTGGTGGGGCCTCCCTGATCAGGTGTTGGCTGGCAGTCACCCTCCTCCGTGGCGGTTTCCCGCGACCCACTTCCGGATGAGACCTGGGTGATCGCCTGGCATACCCCGGTTGACTTGCCGCCGAAGGGACTAACGTCGACCCGGTGCACCCCGTCATCTCGCTGCTGCGCTCCCGCCTGTCCTCCGGTAGTCGTGCCGACGGCCGCAAGCTCGCCCTCGCCGTGGAGGGCGGGGGCAGCCGAGGCTCGTACTCCGGCGGCATGATCGCGGGTCTCGACGACTTAGGCCTGACCAGCTGCTTCGACGCCGTCTACGGTGCCTCCGCCGGTGCGCTCAACGGTGCCTGGATGCTCGGCGGTCAAGCGCAGACGGGCACCTTCGGCTGGTCGGACCCGGCGATCATGCGGCGGGTGACCAACCCCTGGCGCCTGCGCCGCGTCGTCGACACCGAGCACCTCGTGCAGGTCGTCTACGAGGCCGTCCCGATGAACTTCGCGGCGATCCTGTCCAACGCCACCACGTTCCACCCGCTCGCCACGGACGCGGCCACCGGGGAGGCGGTGGACCTGCACCCGTTCTTGAAGGACCAGCGCTCGCTGCAGCTGGCCCTGCGCGCGTCGACGGGTCTACCGATGTTGTCCGGCCGCCCGGTGACCCTGGCGGGCAGGCAGTGGATCGACGCGGGATTGGCCGAGGCGATCCCGTTCCGCACCGCGATCGCCGACGGCGCGACCGACGTCCTCGTCCTGAGAACCCGCCCCGACGGCTGGGCAGCCCTACCCCCCTCGAGAGTCGAAACCGCCGTCGTCTCCCGCTACCTCCGCCGAGTCGCCCCCGGCGCCCTGACGAGCTGGCAATCCCGCCACACCCGCCAACTCACCGACGACAACGACCTCGCCGCCCACCCCTCCATCCTCCAGATCCGCCCACCCGCCACCGCCCCCGAGGTCCCCCGCCTCACCCGGGACAC
It includes:
- a CDS encoding alkaline phosphatase D family protein, which codes for MNTPNRRSVLLGGAAAAGLVAVGVGTPALAAPDRTLTYPFTLGVASGDPSADGVVLWTRLAQDPLALDGLGGMPNRTLPVLWQVAADERFRHVVRTGVEWARPESAHSVHVELAGLRPGAEYFYRFRVQEHVSETGRTRTAPAPHSLTGALTMSFASCSHFGEGFFTAYRRLAEDHPDLVLHLGDYQYEYAGKAADVRAVVGPETRTIADYRLRHAQYKSDPDLRLAHQVAPWLIVFDDHEVENNWADDVPEAPDPEFPARRAAAFQAYYENMPLRRTARPRGQDMQLFRRVRWGALANFHMLDTRQYRTDQACGDGTKVDCADRLDAARTLTGAAQERWLLDGLRTSRARWDVLGQQVFFAQRDLTAGEKQGFSMDAWDGYKASRDKVAAGLATARNGVVLTGDVHRHWAGDVKENFDNPESRNVAVELVTTSITSTGDGGEDTNATVLAENPHLKFYKNRRGYVRTRITAKELRADFRVLPHVRTAGAEATTAATFVVEDRGHTLHQA
- a CDS encoding patatin-like phospholipase family protein → MHPVISLLRSRLSSGSRADGRKLALAVEGGGSRGSYSGGMIAGLDDLGLTSCFDAVYGASAGALNGAWMLGGQAQTGTFGWSDPAIMRRVTNPWRLRRVVDTEHLVQVVYEAVPMNFAAILSNATTFHPLATDAATGEAVDLHPFLKDQRSLQLALRASTGLPMLSGRPVTLAGRQWIDAGLAEAIPFRTAIADGATDVLVLRTRPDGWAALPPSRVETAVVSRYLRRVAPGALTSWQSRHTRQLTDDNDLAAHPSILQIRPPATAPEVPRLTRDTLLLRRAVRLGREAVLAALT